In Lutra lutra chromosome 6, mLutLut1.2, whole genome shotgun sequence, the following are encoded in one genomic region:
- the ENPP5 gene encoding ectonucleotide pyrophosphatase/phosphodiesterase family member 5 isoform X2, with the protein MTSKLLWVSFILAALILSITFSLQPDQQKVLLVSFDGFRWDYLYRVPTPHFHYVMKYGVHVKQVTNIFITKTYPNHYTLVTGLFAENHGIVANDMFDPILNKSFSLDNMTIYDSEFWEEATPIWITNQRAGHSSGAAMWPGTDVKIHNSFPTHYMPYNESVSFEDRVAKIIEWFTSKDPINLGLLYWEDPDDMGHHLGPESPLMGPVISDIDNKLGYLIQMLKKAKLWNILNLIITSDHGMTQCSEERIIELDEYLDKDHYVLIDQSPVAAILPKEGKFDEVYEALAHAHPNLTVYKREELPERWHYKYNHRIQPIIAVADDGWYILQNKSDNFLCNHGYDNALADMHPVFLAHGPAFRKNFTQEAMSSTDLYPLLCHLLNITGMPHNGSFRNVQDLLRSTSPGALPHTPGPTLLHGSVKPGDNESEESYAYFLGVSLGSIVVIVFFVIFVKHLIRSQIPALSDVQAEIAQPLLQA; encoded by the exons atgaCTTCCAAACTCCTCTGGGTGTCCTTCATACTTGCTGCGTTAATACTGTCCATTACATTTTCTCTCCAACCAGACCAGCAAAAGGTTCTACTGGTTTCATTTGATGGATTCCGTTGGGATTACTTGTATAGAGTTCCAACACCCCATTTTCATTATGTTATGAAGTATGGTGTTCATGTGAAGCAagttactaatatttttattacaaagacCTACCCTAACCATTATACTTTGGTAACTGGCCTCTTTGCAGAGAATCATGGGattgttgcaaatgacatgtTTGATCCTATTCTGAATAAGTCTTTCTCCTTGGATAACATGACTATTTATGATTCTGAGTTTTGGGAAGAAGCAACGCCAATATGGATCACAAATCAGAGGGCGGGACATTCTAGTGGTGCAGCCATGTGGCCTGGAACCGACGTAAAAATACATAATAGCTTTCCTACTCATTATATGCCTTACAATGAGTCTGTGTCATTTGAAGATAGAGTTGCCAAAATTATCGAGTGGTTTACGTCAAAAGACCCCATAAATCTCGGTCTTCTTTATTGGGAAGACCCCGATGATATGGGCCACCATTTGGGACCCGAGAGTCCACTCATGGGGCCTGTCATTTCGGATATCGACAACAAGTTGGGATATCTCATACAAATGCTAAAAAAGGCCAAGTTGTGGAACATTCTGAACCTAATCATCACAAGTGATCATGGAATGACCCAGTGTTCTGAGGAAAGGATCATAGAACTTGATGAGTATCTGGATAAAGACCACTATGTCCTGATTGACCAATCTCCAGTAGCGGCCATCTTGCCAAAAGAAG GTAAATTTGATGAAGTCTATGAAGCCCTAGCTCATGCCCATCCTAATCTTACTGTTTACAAAAGAGAAGAGCTTCCAGAAAGATGGCATTACAAGTACAACCATCGAATTCAACCCATCATAGCCGTGGCTGACGACGGGTGGTATATTCTGCAGAATAAGTCAGATAACTTTCTGT GCAACCATGGTTACGATAATGCATTAGCAGACATGCATCCAGTATTTTTAGCCCATGGTCCTGCCTTCAGAAAGAATTTCACGCAGGAAGCCATGAgctccacagacctgtacccactGCTCTGCCATCTGCTTAACATCACGGGCATGCCCCACAACGGATCCTTCAGGAACGTCCAGGATCTGCTCCGTTCCACAAGCCCAGGAGCGCTTCCTCACACGCCAGGTCCCACACTCCTCCACGGCAGCGTCAAGCCCGGAGACAACGAGAGCGAGGAGTCCTATGCTTATTTCTTAGGGGTGTCTCTCGGTAGTATTGTGgtgattgttttctttgtgattttcgTTAAACATTTAATTCGCAGTCAGATACCTGCCTTATCAGATGTGCAGGCTGAAATCGCTCAGCCATTATTACAAGCCTAA
- the ENPP4 gene encoding bis(5'-adenosyl)-triphosphatase ENPP4 isoform X2, which yields MKLLVILLFSGLITGCGGNSSRSLPSKLLLVSFDGFRADYLKNYEFPHLQNFIKEGVLVEHVKNVFITKTFPNHYSIVTGLYEESHGIVANSMYDVITKKHFSDFDDKDPFWWNEAVPIWVTNQLQENRSSAAAMWPGTDVPIHNTTPSYFMNYSSSVSFEERLNNITMWLMNSNPPVTFATLYWEEPDASGHKYGPEDKENMYRVLKEVDDLIGELVHKLKVLGLWENLNVIITSDHGMTQCSKDKLINLDLCIDRSSYTLVDLTPVAAVLPQINTTEVYNKLKVCNPHMNVYLKEDIPARFHYQHNDRIQPIILVADEGWTIVLNKSLPKCDHGYDNSLSSMHPFLAAHGPAFHKGYKHSTINSVDIYPMMCHILGLKPHPNNGTFGHTKCLLVDQWCINLPEAIGIVIGALLVLTTLTCLIIIMQNRLSVPRPFSRLQLQEDDDDPLIE from the exons ATGAAGTTATtagtaatacttttattttctggacTTATAACTGGTTGTGGAGGTAACTCTTCCCGTAGCCTGCCATCCAAGCTGCTGCTGGTGTCCTTTGATGGTTTCAGAGCTGACTATCTAAAGAACTATGAATTTCCTCATCTCCAGAATTTTATCAAAGAAGGAGTCCTGGTAGAgcatgttaaaaatgtttttatcacaAAAACATTTCCAAACCACTACAGCATTGTGACGGGCTTGTATGAAGAAAGTCATGGCATCGTGGCTAATTCCATGTATGATGTAAtcacaaagaaacatttttctgacTTTGATGACAAGGATCCTTTTTGGTGGAATGAGGCGGTACCTATTTGGGTGACCAATCAGCTTCAGGAAAACAGATCAAGTGCTGCCGCTATGTGGCCTGGTACTGATGTACCCATTCACAATACCACACCTTCCTATTTTATGAATTATAGCTCTTCAGTGTCATTTGAGGAGAGACTAAATAATATTACCATGTGGCTGATGAATTCGAACCCACCAGTTACCTTTGCAACACTCTACTGGGAAGAACCAGATGCAAGTGGCCACAAATATGGAcctgaagataaagaaaacatgtacAGAGTGTTGAAAGAAGTAGATGACCTTATTGGTGAGCTAGTCCACAAACTCAAGGTGCTAGGATTGTGGGAAAATCTCAATGTGATCATTACCAGTGATCATGGGATGACCCAGTGCTCTAAGGACAAACTGATAAACCTGGATCTCTGCATTGATCGCTCAAGCTACACTCTTGTAGATCTGACTCCAGTTGCTGCTGTCCTTCCCCAAATAA atACAACAGAGGTTTATAACAAACTGAAAGTCTGTAACCCTCACATGAATGTTTATCTCAAAGAAGACATTCCTGCCAGATTTCATTACCAACATAATGATCGAATTCAGCCTATTATTTTGGTTGCTGATGAAGGCTGGACAATTGTATTAAATAAATCATTACCAAAAT GTGACCATGGTTATGACAATTCTTTGTCGAGTATGCATCCGTTTCTAGCTGCCCACGGTCCAGCGTTTCACAAAGGCTACAAACACAGCACAATTAACAGTGTGGATATTTATCCAATGATGTGCCACATCCTGGGATTAAAACCACATCCCAATAACGGAACCTTTGGTCATACTAAGTGTTTGTTAGTTGACCAATGGTGCATTAATCTCCCGGAAGCCATTGGAATTGTGATCGGTGCGCTCTTGGTCCTAACCACGCTAACATGCCTGATTATAATCATGCAGAATAGACTGTCTGTACCCCGTCCATTTTCCCGACTTCAGCTGCAAGAGGATGACGACGATCCTTTAATTGAGTAG
- the ENPP5 gene encoding ectonucleotide pyrophosphatase/phosphodiesterase family member 5 isoform X1, giving the protein MTSKLLWVSFILAALILSITFSLQPDQQKVLLVSFDGFRWDYLYRVPTPHFHYVMKYGVHVKQVTNIFITKTYPNHYTLVTGLFAENHGIVANDMFDPILNKSFSLDNMTIYDSEFWEEATPIWITNQRAGHSSGAAMWPGTDVKIHNSFPTHYMPYNESVSFEDRVAKIIEWFTSKDPINLGLLYWEDPDDMGHHLGPESPLMGPVISDIDNKLGYLIQMLKKAKLWNILNLIITSDHGMTQCSEERIIELDEYLDKDHYVLIDQSPVAAILPKEGKFDEVYEALAHAHPNLTVYKREELPERWHYKYNHRIQPIIAVADDGWYILQNKSDNFLLGNHGYDNALADMHPVFLAHGPAFRKNFTQEAMSSTDLYPLLCHLLNITGMPHNGSFRNVQDLLRSTSPGALPHTPGPTLLHGSVKPGDNESEESYAYFLGVSLGSIVVIVFFVIFVKHLIRSQIPALSDVQAEIAQPLLQA; this is encoded by the exons atgaCTTCCAAACTCCTCTGGGTGTCCTTCATACTTGCTGCGTTAATACTGTCCATTACATTTTCTCTCCAACCAGACCAGCAAAAGGTTCTACTGGTTTCATTTGATGGATTCCGTTGGGATTACTTGTATAGAGTTCCAACACCCCATTTTCATTATGTTATGAAGTATGGTGTTCATGTGAAGCAagttactaatatttttattacaaagacCTACCCTAACCATTATACTTTGGTAACTGGCCTCTTTGCAGAGAATCATGGGattgttgcaaatgacatgtTTGATCCTATTCTGAATAAGTCTTTCTCCTTGGATAACATGACTATTTATGATTCTGAGTTTTGGGAAGAAGCAACGCCAATATGGATCACAAATCAGAGGGCGGGACATTCTAGTGGTGCAGCCATGTGGCCTGGAACCGACGTAAAAATACATAATAGCTTTCCTACTCATTATATGCCTTACAATGAGTCTGTGTCATTTGAAGATAGAGTTGCCAAAATTATCGAGTGGTTTACGTCAAAAGACCCCATAAATCTCGGTCTTCTTTATTGGGAAGACCCCGATGATATGGGCCACCATTTGGGACCCGAGAGTCCACTCATGGGGCCTGTCATTTCGGATATCGACAACAAGTTGGGATATCTCATACAAATGCTAAAAAAGGCCAAGTTGTGGAACATTCTGAACCTAATCATCACAAGTGATCATGGAATGACCCAGTGTTCTGAGGAAAGGATCATAGAACTTGATGAGTATCTGGATAAAGACCACTATGTCCTGATTGACCAATCTCCAGTAGCGGCCATCTTGCCAAAAGAAG GTAAATTTGATGAAGTCTATGAAGCCCTAGCTCATGCCCATCCTAATCTTACTGTTTACAAAAGAGAAGAGCTTCCAGAAAGATGGCATTACAAGTACAACCATCGAATTCAACCCATCATAGCCGTGGCTGACGACGGGTGGTATATTCTGCAGAATAAGTCAGATAACTTTCTGT TAGGCAACCATGGTTACGATAATGCATTAGCAGACATGCATCCAGTATTTTTAGCCCATGGTCCTGCCTTCAGAAAGAATTTCACGCAGGAAGCCATGAgctccacagacctgtacccactGCTCTGCCATCTGCTTAACATCACGGGCATGCCCCACAACGGATCCTTCAGGAACGTCCAGGATCTGCTCCGTTCCACAAGCCCAGGAGCGCTTCCTCACACGCCAGGTCCCACACTCCTCCACGGCAGCGTCAAGCCCGGAGACAACGAGAGCGAGGAGTCCTATGCTTATTTCTTAGGGGTGTCTCTCGGTAGTATTGTGgtgattgttttctttgtgattttcgTTAAACATTTAATTCGCAGTCAGATACCTGCCTTATCAGATGTGCAGGCTGAAATCGCTCAGCCATTATTACAAGCCTAA
- the ENPP4 gene encoding bis(5'-adenosyl)-triphosphatase ENPP4 isoform X1: MKLLVILLFSGLITGCGGNSSRSLPSKLLLVSFDGFRADYLKNYEFPHLQNFIKEGVLVEHVKNVFITKTFPNHYSIVTGLYEESHGIVANSMYDVITKKHFSDFDDKDPFWWNEAVPIWVTNQLQENRSSAAAMWPGTDVPIHNTTPSYFMNYSSSVSFEERLNNITMWLMNSNPPVTFATLYWEEPDASGHKYGPEDKENMYRVLKEVDDLIGELVHKLKVLGLWENLNVIITSDHGMTQCSKDKLINLDLCIDRSSYTLVDLTPVAAVLPQINTTEVYNKLKVCNPHMNVYLKEDIPARFHYQHNDRIQPIILVADEGWTIVLNKSLPKLGDHGYDNSLSSMHPFLAAHGPAFHKGYKHSTINSVDIYPMMCHILGLKPHPNNGTFGHTKCLLVDQWCINLPEAIGIVIGALLVLTTLTCLIIIMQNRLSVPRPFSRLQLQEDDDDPLIE; encoded by the exons ATGAAGTTATtagtaatacttttattttctggacTTATAACTGGTTGTGGAGGTAACTCTTCCCGTAGCCTGCCATCCAAGCTGCTGCTGGTGTCCTTTGATGGTTTCAGAGCTGACTATCTAAAGAACTATGAATTTCCTCATCTCCAGAATTTTATCAAAGAAGGAGTCCTGGTAGAgcatgttaaaaatgtttttatcacaAAAACATTTCCAAACCACTACAGCATTGTGACGGGCTTGTATGAAGAAAGTCATGGCATCGTGGCTAATTCCATGTATGATGTAAtcacaaagaaacatttttctgacTTTGATGACAAGGATCCTTTTTGGTGGAATGAGGCGGTACCTATTTGGGTGACCAATCAGCTTCAGGAAAACAGATCAAGTGCTGCCGCTATGTGGCCTGGTACTGATGTACCCATTCACAATACCACACCTTCCTATTTTATGAATTATAGCTCTTCAGTGTCATTTGAGGAGAGACTAAATAATATTACCATGTGGCTGATGAATTCGAACCCACCAGTTACCTTTGCAACACTCTACTGGGAAGAACCAGATGCAAGTGGCCACAAATATGGAcctgaagataaagaaaacatgtacAGAGTGTTGAAAGAAGTAGATGACCTTATTGGTGAGCTAGTCCACAAACTCAAGGTGCTAGGATTGTGGGAAAATCTCAATGTGATCATTACCAGTGATCATGGGATGACCCAGTGCTCTAAGGACAAACTGATAAACCTGGATCTCTGCATTGATCGCTCAAGCTACACTCTTGTAGATCTGACTCCAGTTGCTGCTGTCCTTCCCCAAATAA atACAACAGAGGTTTATAACAAACTGAAAGTCTGTAACCCTCACATGAATGTTTATCTCAAAGAAGACATTCCTGCCAGATTTCATTACCAACATAATGATCGAATTCAGCCTATTATTTTGGTTGCTGATGAAGGCTGGACAATTGTATTAAATAAATCATTACCAAAAT TAGGTGACCATGGTTATGACAATTCTTTGTCGAGTATGCATCCGTTTCTAGCTGCCCACGGTCCAGCGTTTCACAAAGGCTACAAACACAGCACAATTAACAGTGTGGATATTTATCCAATGATGTGCCACATCCTGGGATTAAAACCACATCCCAATAACGGAACCTTTGGTCATACTAAGTGTTTGTTAGTTGACCAATGGTGCATTAATCTCCCGGAAGCCATTGGAATTGTGATCGGTGCGCTCTTGGTCCTAACCACGCTAACATGCCTGATTATAATCATGCAGAATAGACTGTCTGTACCCCGTCCATTTTCCCGACTTCAGCTGCAAGAGGATGACGACGATCCTTTAATTGAGTAG